Within the Flavobacterium sp. N502536 genome, the region CTTTTTGTCAAAAGCAAAGTTTGAAACTTCCCAGCCGCTGTTGGGTTGAATGGGTTGAATTTCGATTTGTTTGGGGGTCAGTTTGGGTGCTTTTAAGATCAGCTGAATTTCTCCTTTTGCAATTAAATCTCCCGTTTTGACTGAACCATTTTGATTCGTTTGATAAGGACGAATTTCAATTTTCAGTTTATGCTTGCCATTGGTTAGCGCATTCTCTCCGCCATTCACTTTAAATCGTTCCCAAAGGTAAATAGACCACCAGTCTTCTTTTTTGGAACTCGTTAAAGGAACCCTGAAGGTTGTTGAAGTGTCTTTGCTGCCTGCCGATCCAAAACTGCATCCGTAATTAAGGTTTTCGGTATAGAGAAGTTTATTGTCGATGTAAAAGGCAAATTGAAGGTTTCCTGTCGTTAAAAGTTGATCTGCGGGTAATTCCGGATTCAATTGATGTAGGTAATTTGTAACAGAGTTGTTCATGAAAACCCTGATGTTCAGATCGGATTTATAGGTTAGTTCAAAGGATTTCAGAAAATCAGTTTCTTTATACTGATCCAGTGGAATGTTGCCTTTCATAAAAGTGACTTTACCCACATTGTTTTTGTGCAGTTCAGTTGTAATTCCGTCCGTTTGGAACAGGTCACTGTTTTGTGCCGAAATCATACCATTACAAAATAGCAGGGCAAGTAAAAAAAAGTGTTTTATCATTTGATTGATTATAAGGATTGAAAGGCAAATCTACGCTGCAACAAATTCTAAAAATTGTACAGGATTAACATTTGACTTATTTTTTGAAAAGTAATTTTTTATGCGCTGACGGATTTAGTCCGTTTATTTCTCTGAAGGACCGGGTGAGATGACTTTGGTCGGAGAAACCGCATTCGTAGGCGATTTCGGTTAGCGATTTGTTTTGTAATGCGATGAGCGATAGTGCTTTTTCTACTTTTAATTTTCGGATGTACTCTCCTAAGTTGCAATGAAAATACTTTGAAAAATCTCTTGAAAGGTGAATAGGGTGTATGCCTAATGTTTTCGACAAATAATCGAGTGTCATGGTTTCGGTAAGCTGATCGTGAAGAATTTCATCAATCATTGTAACCCATTTGGGGTTTTTATGCAAGACAGACTGAAAATCGCCATTTAGTTTTGATAAAATCTCGATCAATAGCGTTTGGGTGGGCAGGTCATAATGAAAGTCGTCAACCTTGGTCGCTCTGAAAATTTTATACATCAAAAGTTTGATGTCGGGGTTCAGGATGGTCGCGCTTCCCTGCAGGTTGTCGCTGTTCATGGTGAGGCTGTCAAACCATTTCTTTTCGATTTCGAGATGAAAACCTCTTGTGAAACCTTCCGGTTTAATGTTGTAATGTGGTTCCTGCCAGTTGTGAAAAAGGAGGCTTCCGGGGGCGCAATTGTACACTTCTTTTTTATTTCCTTCAATTACATTTCCCTGCAGGATAAAGGTAAAGTAAGCATGCTCGTGATAATGCCAATCTACTTTAGGATGTGTATATACGGTATCTGTTAACGTTATTCCTTCGAGAGAAATCGTTTTGTTTGTCTGGCCGTAAAACTCTCCTCTTTTTGATTGTTTCATGAGTAGGTTGCATTGCTCTTCAAAACTATAAATATAATTTGATTTAAATAAAAAAACCTGTCCATAATGAACAGGTTTTCAGGATTTATTCCTCAGTATCTTTTGTTTCCTCTAAATTTTGAGATTTTCTTCCCACTTTTATTTTTGGATTGTCCTGAGTTCCGGTAATGGTCAGCGGAATTCCAAAAATTCCTAAAGGAGGAAGGCCTAAACGCATTTTTAAGTTCAGTTTTCCGTCTAAACTTGTTGTGCCTTCGATTCTTGGTCGGAAGCCTGCAAACTTAAACTTAAAGCGTTCTACGGTCATGATATTGTTTTTGATCGTAGTTTTAATGTCTACTTTTGAAAGATCCGGATTTTTTATCGATTCCGTATTGGTTTGTTTGCTTACCGCACTAAACATTTTCAATCCCCTAACTTTCACATCTTTTATCGAAAGAGTTCCTCCACCGGCAAGCGACGGATAAACCGGTTCCATATTGCTGTTTAAACGGCCTTTTAACTGGTAGTCTAAAGAAACAATTCCTTGTGCTTTTTCGGCAGCGCTTGCCATTTTTCTAAAAACTTCAATTTCGTTGTAGGCTCTTTTAATGTCAAAATCAGAAGCTTTAATCGCGTAATCAAAATTGGCTTTTTTAGGAGTTATCGCTTGATAATTAGCGTTCATGCTCACGTCGCATCCAATGAGATTAAAACCGGTATTCTGCATGTTCAGTTTGCCTTTGTTCATGCTTAAATTTCCAACTGCATTTAAAAGATTCAATTTGTCGAAACTTACTTTTTGGGCATTCGCTGTAAATTGCAGATTTAAATTGGCAGGAATAATAATAACTCCTGTTTGTGTCGTTTGCTTTTGAGGCTGAGTTTCTGTTTTGCCTTCGGTAACCGAAGTAGTTGTCGGAGTAGCCGACATAAATTCATCCACATTAATATAGCGCGATGTCGATTTGAAAGAACCTTTTAAGACGCCGGTATTGGTCGTTGCATAATTAAAAACGTTCTGTAAATAACCATTTAACCTAAAGTCGGATTGGCCGTAGGCTGCCAGAAAGTTATTGAAGGACATTTTATCCTGATTGATCTTAAAAATACCTTCTTTGATGATGAATTTCTTCGGAAGATACTCAGAGGTAATTCCAATATTTCTAAGTTCAAGAGTTCCTTTGTTGTGCAGCTTGCGGTAATTTCCTTTTTCGGCATCGCTTTGTTTGCCTTTTAAAACCAAATCAGCTTTAACGAAACCGTCTAAGTCTAGTCCTTTTTGAGAGAAAACTTTATAGATTTTGTTGACATCCAGTTCTCCTTTTGCTTTGATGTCGTAAGCTAAATCATTAAAATTGCTAAGATCGGCTTCTACAAAAACAGGCTTTCCTTCAAAGGTAAATTGAGCGGGTTTTAGTTTTATTTTTAAGTCACCAAAAGTTCCTTTCTGATTCTCAACCTTAGATTTGATGGTGATGTCTGTAATCGGATTTGGATAATAAGGTGTTTTTAAATAACCGTTTTCCAGATCAATGACACCATTGGTAACCGGAAGAAGTTTGTTTTTTAAATCAAATTTACCATTTGCTTTTACATCTCCTGCCAGGTTTCCTTTTAGTACGATGTTTGGAATTCCAAGTGCCTGCATTAATTTCCCAAGGTCAATTTTGGCTTTAAAATCGGCGTTGATATCCGGTGTTTTTACACCTTTAACGTTGAATTTCGTTTTTAAATAATCTTGCTTGATGTTTAACGACAGGTTTTTGGCGTCAACCATAAGGAGATCCGGATTTAATGACGGGACTTTTGTTTTGATCTCTAAATTCAGATTAGAAACCGGGAAAGCGCTTTTGTTGTAATTAACAAATCCGCTGTCTATTTTCACATCCATATTAAGATCCGGTGCAATATTTTGTGCGGCAATATAGTCTCCTTTTAAAGTTAAAAGCAGGTTGGTATTTCCTTTCAATTCTGTTTTCGACAGCCAGGTAATGTATTTTGGAGGGAAGGCAGTAAAAACATCGTGTAAATCACTATTGTCTGATTTTATCACAAAATCCATATTGTATCCGTCTTTCAGGAAGTTGAATTTCCCAATAAAGTCGACAATAAGGTCGTTTATTTTAAGGTTATTTTGTTGGAAATAAAAGGACAGGGAGTTGACGTTGACTTTTGTGATCAGGTCAGCATTTACCTTTTTGTTCATCAAATAAGGTTCATTTTCATAAACGATATTTAACTTTTCAATTTTTGCTTTCGAATACAAATCGAAAACGGCTTTGTTTAAATCTCCTTTTCCTAAATAATCAAATCCAAAAGCATCAAAATGTATTTTCGTCGATTTGTCGTCGTAAACAATCTTACTGTTTAAAATCTCGATTCGTTCCAGTTTTAAGGCGGTTTCGGTGCTGTCTTTCGGATTTGAATCCTGCGAAGATCCTTTGTAAATGTTGTAATTGGCTTCTCCTTCTTCGTTTACTTTTACATTGATAAAAGAATCAGACAAATAAATCTGATCGATTTTTACCTCTTTGCTAAAAACCAGACTGGCTACATTTATACCAAAAGAAACTTCCTTGGCGGTAATGAATTTTTCGCTTTTATAAGGAGCTGAGCCGTTAAGGTTTAAGTCGCTTAAGGTTAGAGTCAGAGAGGGGAAATGCTGAAAAAAAGAAACCGAAACATCAGAATAGTTGAGTTCTGCGCTAAGTTTCTCGTTGGCAGTTTTTTTAATCTGTTCCTTGATTGTATCTTCAAAAATAATGGGCGTAAGGAACAGTAATCCTATAATGACAACAAAAGTAATCCCAAGGTATTTGGCCGTTTTTAGTAAAATGGTCTTTATTTTATTTGCAGACATAACAAATTGTGGTATTTATAGGTAAAAATGAAAATCGAATTTTAAGAATTATTATCCGTGTACGGTCTCACTTTTTCCGTAGTTGGTAATAATTGAACCTTCGAATTCAATCCATTCTTTCCAGCGTTTATCGATATCTATATTGTCGGTATATTTTCTTGCAAAACCTAAAAATGTAGTGTAATGTCCGGCTTCAGAAATCATTAAATCACGGTAGAATTTAGCCAGTTCTTCGTCTTTTATGTTTTCTGAAAGTACTTTAAAACGCTCGCAGCTTCTGGCTTCAATCATAGCCGAAAACAACAGACGATCGCAAAGAGCATCTCTGCGGCTGCCGTCTTTTTTCATGAATTTAAAAAGTTCATTTACATAATGATCTTTTCTTTCACGCCCCAGAGTCAAACCTCTTTTTTTGATGATATCGTGTACCATTTGCAAATGCTCCAGTTCTTCTCTTGCGATCACAAGCATTTCGGTTACCAGTTCTTCCAATTCAGAATTGTAAGTAACTAAGCTGATGGCATTTGAAGCGGCTTTTTGTTCGCACCAGGCATGATCCGTCAAAATTTCTTCGATATTTGATTCTACGATATTGACCCAGCGGGGGTCTGTGGCTAATTTTAGTCCTAACATAATTGCTTCCGAAATTTGTATTTGGCAAAATTAGTCTTTTTTCGACCAAAAACAGGAAATATCGTGCGAATACGCTCGAAAAAGCATTATTTTGCAGGTTGAAATGAATATAAATGAATCCAGTGCGTAAACTTTTAATTATTGGTTCTGTCTGGCCCGAGCCAAATTCGTCTGCTGCCGGAGGAAGAATGATGCAGTTAATTTCCATTTTTAAGGATAATGGATTTGAGATTACATTCGTCAGTGCAGCCCTGGACAGCGATTTTATGGTAGACTTGTCTGCGTTTGGTGTTGATAAAAAAAGTATCGAACTCAATTCGGCCAGTTTTGATGCGTTTGTGATGGAGTTAAATCCAAATGTTGTGTTGTTTGATCGTTTTATGATGGAGGAACAATTTGGGTGGCGTGTGACCGAAAATTGTCCGGAAGCCATCCGGATTCTTGATACAGAAGATTTACATTGTTTGCGTGCAGCAAGGCAAAATGCTTTTAAGAAGAACCGAAAATTTGAACTCGAAGATTTGTTTTCTGAAGAGGTCGCCAAGCGGGAAATTGCCAGTATTTTAAGGTGTGATTTGTCTTTGATTATTTCAGAATTTGAGATGAATATTTTGAAAGAAATGTTCAGAATCAACGAAGAGCTGCTTTTGTATCTCCCTTTTTTAGTAGAGGCAATGTCGGATGATGCCCTTTTGAAATTGCCTTCCTTTGAAGAAAGGAAAAAGTTTGTTTTTATTGGGAATTTCTTTCACGAGCCCAATTGGAACACCGTTCAGTATTTAAAAGAAACCATCTGGCCTTTGATAAAAAAGGATTTTCCGGAAGCTATTTTAGAAGTTTACGGTGCTTATCCGTCGCAAAAAGTAGTACAGCTGCATCAGCCAAAAAACGGGTTTTATATAATGGGCAGGGCAGAAGATGCTAATGAAGTTGTGAAAAATGCAAGGGTTGTTCTGGCGCCTATTCGGTTTGGAGCTGGCTTAAAAGGTAAATTGCTTGAGGCAATGCAATGCGGAACACCTAGTGTAACCACAACCATTGGTGCTGAAGCCATGCACGCCAGCTTACCCTGGAATGGATTTATAACCGATGATGTATCCGAATTTGTTAAAAATGCCATTGCACTTTATCAGGATGAAAGTCTTTGGAAAGAGGCTCAAAAAAAAGGTGTCGCTATTATTAACGAATGTTATCTGAAAGATAAATTTTCAGCTGGATTAGTGTCTGTAGTCAACTCATTGCTGATGGATTCTAAAAGCCATCGTCTGCATAATTTTATGGGGAATTTATTGCAGCATCACGCGTATCGAAGTACGATGTACATGTCGAAATGGATCGAAGCTAAGAATAAGAACTAAAAAAAAACCAGATTACACTTTGCGTAATCTGGTTTTTTTTAGTCTCAGTCTCAGTTTTCAGTCTCAGTCGCAGTCTCAGTTTTCAAGCAGCACTGCCTACTACAACTGTTCACTGCGACTGAAAACTGGGACTAAAAAACTCTATTTCAAAACCCCTTCAACAGCTTGAATCGTTGTAGCATGATAACCTGATTTTGCTTTTTCGAAAATCTGTTTTGCCCAAACTTTTCCTTCCGGAGTTTTAACCATTTCTTTGTAAAGCATCATTACCGATCCTGTTCTGCTTATTCCGATTAGGAATTGCTCAATTGCAGGATTGGCTGCTTTGTATTGATGTTCAATGGCCTGAACAAACCATTGGCGTTTGATGATGAAATTACCGCCTTTTGTAAAGTTGAATTCTTTGTCAATCGCTTCCATTTCTGCTGCTGTAATGTCAGCTGGAAGATGATCTATAAAATGTTGTTTTTCGGCAGTTGTCGTAATTTTTTTGCTTAGACCTGCTACG harbors:
- a CDS encoding helix-turn-helix domain-containing protein, with the translated sequence MKQSKRGEFYGQTNKTISLEGITLTDTVYTHPKVDWHYHEHAYFTFILQGNVIEGNKKEVYNCAPGSLLFHNWQEPHYNIKPEGFTRGFHLEIEKKWFDSLTMNSDNLQGSATILNPDIKLLMYKIFRATKVDDFHYDLPTQTLLIEILSKLNGDFQSVLHKNPKWVTMIDEILHDQLTETMTLDYLSKTLGIHPIHLSRDFSKYFHCNLGEYIRKLKVEKALSLIALQNKSLTEIAYECGFSDQSHLTRSFREINGLNPSAHKKLLFKK
- a CDS encoding glycosyltransferase family 4 protein, with the protein product MNPVRKLLIIGSVWPEPNSSAAGGRMMQLISIFKDNGFEITFVSAALDSDFMVDLSAFGVDKKSIELNSASFDAFVMELNPNVVLFDRFMMEEQFGWRVTENCPEAIRILDTEDLHCLRAARQNAFKKNRKFELEDLFSEEVAKREIASILRCDLSLIISEFEMNILKEMFRINEELLLYLPFLVEAMSDDALLKLPSFEERKKFVFIGNFFHEPNWNTVQYLKETIWPLIKKDFPEAILEVYGAYPSQKVVQLHQPKNGFYIMGRAEDANEVVKNARVVLAPIRFGAGLKGKLLEAMQCGTPSVTTTIGAEAMHASLPWNGFITDDVSEFVKNAIALYQDESLWKEAQKKGVAIINECYLKDKFSAGLVSVVNSLLMDSKSHRLHNFMGNLLQHHAYRSTMYMSKWIEAKNKN
- a CDS encoding AsmA-like C-terminal region-containing protein — its product is MSANKIKTILLKTAKYLGITFVVIIGLLFLTPIIFEDTIKEQIKKTANEKLSAELNYSDVSVSFFQHFPSLTLTLSDLNLNGSAPYKSEKFITAKEVSFGINVASLVFSKEVKIDQIYLSDSFINVKVNEEGEANYNIYKGSSQDSNPKDSTETALKLERIEILNSKIVYDDKSTKIHFDAFGFDYLGKGDLNKAVFDLYSKAKIEKLNIVYENEPYLMNKKVNADLITKVNVNSLSFYFQQNNLKINDLIVDFIGKFNFLKDGYNMDFVIKSDNSDLHDVFTAFPPKYITWLSKTELKGNTNLLLTLKGDYIAAQNIAPDLNMDVKIDSGFVNYNKSAFPVSNLNLEIKTKVPSLNPDLLMVDAKNLSLNIKQDYLKTKFNVKGVKTPDINADFKAKIDLGKLMQALGIPNIVLKGNLAGDVKANGKFDLKNKLLPVTNGVIDLENGYLKTPYYPNPITDITIKSKVENQKGTFGDLKIKLKPAQFTFEGKPVFVEADLSNFNDLAYDIKAKGELDVNKIYKVFSQKGLDLDGFVKADLVLKGKQSDAEKGNYRKLHNKGTLELRNIGITSEYLPKKFIIKEGIFKINQDKMSFNNFLAAYGQSDFRLNGYLQNVFNYATTNTGVLKGSFKSTSRYINVDEFMSATPTTTSVTEGKTETQPQKQTTQTGVIIIPANLNLQFTANAQKVSFDKLNLLNAVGNLSMNKGKLNMQNTGFNLIGCDVSMNANYQAITPKKANFDYAIKASDFDIKRAYNEIEVFRKMASAAEKAQGIVSLDYQLKGRLNSNMEPVYPSLAGGGTLSIKDVKVRGLKMFSAVSKQTNTESIKNPDLSKVDIKTTIKNNIMTVERFKFKFAGFRPRIEGTTSLDGKLNLKMRLGLPPLGIFGIPLTITGTQDNPKIKVGRKSQNLEETKDTEE
- a CDS encoding tRNA-(ms[2]io[6]A)-hydroxylase gives rise to the protein MLGLKLATDPRWVNIVESNIEEILTDHAWCEQKAASNAISLVTYNSELEELVTEMLVIAREELEHLQMVHDIIKKRGLTLGRERKDHYVNELFKFMKKDGSRRDALCDRLLFSAMIEARSCERFKVLSENIKDEELAKFYRDLMISEAGHYTTFLGFARKYTDNIDIDKRWKEWIEFEGSIITNYGKSETVHG